One window from the genome of Rhodopseudomonas sp. P2A-2r encodes:
- a CDS encoding pilus assembly protein, which translates to MSIRMISGRQTLLARFAGHQGGNIAVMFGIALVPILGFVGAAVDYSRATSAQASMQTALDSAALMVSKDIGASNLSANEITQRANTYFKALYTNNDGVLASADGVPAITAVYTPSTGKGATVKLDVAATVATNFMKMVGTPSMTIKSASTTNWGSVRLRVALVLDTTGSMEGSKIDALKTATTKLLAQLKTSAGKPEDVYVSIVPFSRYVNVNPASYNATWIDWSGWLAAPPKGTTPRNSVDWKTVGPGSTCPYSSNTHGFSCMDRPATDKDAKSVTKIPANGNICPSNDDGSLDRLRYGRLYNGCYNTTGNSGSYKHMWRPADSVSSPTATDIAATPAKSTWNGCVTERGLSTGPSNDYDRKVTAPVAGTTASLFPAEQNTACSPVMLSLGNDWDAMNNTVNGLYPLGVPTSRSAWCGAGSR; encoded by the coding sequence ATGTCTATTCGGATGATTTCAGGTCGGCAGACGCTGCTGGCGCGGTTCGCCGGGCACCAGGGCGGCAACATTGCGGTCATGTTTGGCATCGCTTTGGTGCCAATACTCGGTTTCGTCGGCGCCGCGGTCGACTATTCCCGGGCTACTTCCGCCCAGGCGTCGATGCAGACCGCACTCGATTCCGCGGCGCTCATGGTGTCGAAGGACATCGGTGCATCCAACCTCTCGGCAAATGAGATTACGCAGCGGGCCAACACCTATTTCAAAGCGCTCTACACGAACAATGACGGCGTTCTTGCAAGCGCGGATGGCGTTCCAGCTATCACCGCAGTCTACACCCCCAGTACAGGCAAGGGCGCGACGGTGAAGCTCGATGTGGCAGCCACCGTAGCGACCAATTTCATGAAGATGGTCGGCACCCCGTCGATGACGATCAAAAGCGCGTCGACGACCAACTGGGGCAGCGTGCGGCTGCGCGTTGCGCTCGTGCTCGACACCACTGGATCGATGGAAGGCAGCAAGATCGACGCACTCAAAACGGCGACAACGAAATTGTTGGCTCAACTGAAGACGAGTGCCGGCAAGCCCGAAGATGTCTACGTTTCGATCGTGCCGTTCAGCCGATACGTCAACGTCAATCCGGCGAGTTACAATGCAACCTGGATCGACTGGAGCGGCTGGCTCGCCGCGCCGCCGAAAGGCACAACTCCAAGAAACTCAGTCGACTGGAAGACCGTCGGACCTGGTTCGACCTGTCCCTACTCCAGCAATACCCATGGCTTTTCCTGCATGGACCGGCCAGCCACGGACAAGGACGCGAAATCGGTCACAAAGATTCCGGCGAACGGCAATATTTGTCCGAGCAACGATGACGGCTCCCTGGACCGCCTGAGGTACGGGCGGCTTTACAACGGCTGCTACAACACCACCGGCAACTCCGGTTCCTACAAGCATATGTGGCGCCCAGCCGACTCGGTCAGTTCGCCAACGGCTACAGATATCGCCGCCACACCGGCGAAATCGACCTGGAACGGCTGCGTGACCGAGCGCGGCCTGTCGACAGGGCCCAGCAACGATTACGATCGGAAGGTCACGGCACCCGTGGCAGGAACGACGGCCAGCCTGTTTCCCGCCGAGCAAAATACGGCTTGCTCGCCGGTGATGCTATCGCTTGGCAATGACTGGGACGCCATGAATAATACCGTTAACGGCCTGTACCCCTTGGGGGTACCAACCAGCCGATCGGCCTGGTGTGGGGCTGGCAGTCGCTGA
- the panC gene encoding pantoate--beta-alanine ligase codes for MSRPPIVARTLPALHRALDGLRARKATLAMVPTMGALHDGHLSLVRLAKRRASKVVVSIFVNPAQFAPTEDFGAYPRTWKADMAKLAAEGVDLVWNPDVKIMYPPGFATRIITEGPAIAGLEDRFRPHFFGGVATVVAKLFGQCRPDLALFGEKDFQQLKVVTRMAADLDLGVKVTGVPTVRERDGLAMSSRNVYLAPAERAAAPELYRAMKATAKRLKAGDDMEAALAGGATMITDAGFALDYFEARHAETLAPVASIKDGPIRLLVAAKIGKTRLIDNVGV; via the coding sequence ATGTCACGTCCTCCCATCGTCGCCCGCACGCTCCCTGCCCTCCACAGAGCCCTTGACGGCCTGCGCGCCCGCAAGGCCACTTTGGCGATGGTGCCGACCATGGGCGCCCTGCACGATGGGCATCTGTCGCTGGTGCGGCTGGCGAAGCGGCGCGCCTCGAAGGTGGTGGTCTCGATCTTCGTGAACCCGGCGCAGTTCGCGCCCACCGAGGATTTCGGCGCCTATCCGCGAACCTGGAAGGCCGACATGGCCAAGCTTGCGGCCGAAGGCGTCGATCTGGTGTGGAATCCCGACGTCAAGATCATGTACCCGCCGGGCTTCGCCACCCGGATCATCACCGAAGGCCCGGCCATCGCCGGACTGGAAGACCGCTTCCGGCCGCACTTCTTCGGCGGGGTCGCCACCGTGGTCGCAAAACTGTTCGGGCAATGCCGGCCGGACCTTGCGCTGTTCGGCGAAAAGGATTTCCAGCAGCTCAAGGTGGTGACCCGGATGGCCGCCGACCTCGACCTCGGCGTCAAGGTCACCGGCGTGCCGACCGTGCGCGAGCGCGACGGTCTGGCGATGTCATCGCGCAACGTCTACCTCGCGCCCGCCGAGCGCGCTGCCGCGCCCGAGCTCTATCGAGCCATGAAGGCCACCGCGAAGCGTCTGAAGGCCGGGGACGACATGGAAGCCGCGCTGGCCGGCGGCGCCACCATGATCACCGACGCTGGCTTTGCGCTCGACTATTTCGAAGCCCGCCACGCCGAAACCCTGGCGCCGGTCGCCTCCATCAAGGATGGGCCGATCCGCCTACTGGTCGCGGCAAAAATCGGCAAGACGCGACTGATCGACAATGTCGGGGTTTGA
- a CDS encoding DUF1489 family protein, whose protein sequence is MALHLIKLAVGCDSIKEFKGWVADRIRVAKEKGTPQHHIHITRMVPKRDAELLDGGSIYWVIRGEIAVREKLLAIEPFRDSAGINRCRLVMQPKVFSVAPRPLRPFQGWRYLADSDAPPDLGKAAASIEAMPEPMRRELRELGLL, encoded by the coding sequence ATGGCCCTTCACCTCATCAAGCTTGCCGTCGGCTGCGACTCTATCAAGGAGTTCAAGGGCTGGGTGGCGGACCGCATTCGCGTGGCCAAGGAAAAGGGCACGCCGCAGCATCACATCCACATCACCCGCATGGTGCCGAAGCGGGATGCCGAACTGCTCGACGGCGGCTCGATCTACTGGGTAATCCGCGGCGAGATCGCGGTGCGCGAGAAGCTGCTGGCCATCGAGCCGTTCCGCGATTCAGCCGGCATCAACCGCTGCCGGCTGGTGATGCAGCCCAAGGTGTTCTCGGTGGCGCCGCGACCGCTGCGGCCGTTCCAGGGCTGGCGCTACCTCGCCGACAGCGACGCGCCGCCCGATCTCGGCAAGGCCGCTGCCTCCATCGAGGCAATGCCCGAGCCGATGCGCCGCGAACTGCGCGAGCTCGGCTTGCTCTAG
- a CDS encoding polysaccharide deacetylase family protein, which produces MIVLKIAIAVLIACTAAAQAADCPRKDALGTARVMTVDPAATPRVGLQSFPQTLPLADHEVVLTFDDGPNPPTTGKILDALARECVHATFFLIGQSAAAHPALVRRMAADGHTIGHHTWSHANLGEISQAAAIDQIERGIAADETALQGKPSNSVPTTPFFRFPYFSSTPALLEELQKRNIAVFGADFWASDWNKMTPQQELKLITDRLQAAHRGIILFHDTKAQTAAMMPDFLRYLRDNNYRVVNIVAASVDKTAARKPAP; this is translated from the coding sequence TTGATCGTGTTGAAGATTGCCATTGCTGTCCTGATCGCCTGCACCGCCGCCGCGCAGGCCGCCGACTGCCCGCGTAAGGACGCGCTGGGCACCGCCCGCGTTATGACGGTGGATCCGGCCGCCACTCCGCGCGTCGGCCTGCAGAGCTTTCCGCAGACCCTGCCGCTGGCGGACCATGAGGTGGTGCTGACCTTCGATGACGGCCCCAATCCGCCGACCACCGGAAAGATCCTCGACGCGCTGGCGCGCGAATGCGTCCATGCGACGTTCTTCCTGATCGGCCAGAGTGCGGCGGCACATCCGGCGCTGGTGCGGCGGATGGCGGCAGACGGCCACACCATCGGGCATCACACTTGGTCCCACGCCAATCTCGGCGAGATCAGCCAGGCTGCGGCGATCGACCAGATCGAGCGCGGCATCGCGGCCGACGAGACTGCGCTGCAGGGCAAGCCGAGCAACAGCGTGCCGACCACGCCGTTCTTCCGCTTCCCCTATTTTTCATCGACTCCGGCGCTGCTCGAGGAGCTGCAAAAACGCAATATTGCCGTGTTCGGCGCGGACTTCTGGGCCAGCGACTGGAACAAGATGACGCCGCAGCAGGAATTGAAGCTGATCACCGACCGGCTGCAGGCCGCGCATCGGGGAATCATCCTGTTTCACGACACCAAGGCCCAGACCGCCGCGATGATGCCCGATTTCCTGCGCTATCTCCGCGACAACAACTACCGTGTCGTGAACATCGTGGCCGCCAGCGTCGACAAAACGGCGGCCCGGAAACCGGCCCCGTAG
- a CDS encoding VWA domain-containing protein — MSTDPTVSKSNTRSGTQQPGSGGAVPEARPSAAADIAAFVAKARALSPVGAGGRGRLVFALDATMSRQPTWDMACALQAEMFREAAAIGSLDIRLVYYRGMNECRASGWISDSAQLARLMGKIQVQGGHTQIGKVLAETRREAVASGVRALVFVGDAMEESVDDLCARAGELGLLKVPVFMFQEGHDGAAEQVFREVARLTGGAWCRFDPGAAAQLRELLRAAAAYAAGGREALLRLAKSGGGAAQLLGQMK, encoded by the coding sequence ATGTCCACTGACCCCACAGTTTCCAAGTCGAATACCCGCTCCGGAACGCAGCAACCTGGTTCCGGCGGTGCGGTGCCTGAGGCCAGGCCGTCCGCCGCTGCCGATATCGCGGCCTTCGTCGCCAAGGCCAGGGCGCTGTCGCCTGTGGGCGCCGGTGGCCGGGGCAGGCTGGTATTCGCGCTCGATGCCACCATGAGCCGGCAGCCGACCTGGGACATGGCCTGCGCGCTGCAGGCCGAGATGTTCCGCGAGGCGGCGGCGATCGGCAGCCTGGATATCCGGCTGGTCTACTATCGCGGCATGAACGAGTGCCGGGCCAGTGGCTGGATCTCGGACTCCGCCCAGCTGGCGCGGCTGATGGGCAAGATCCAGGTCCAGGGCGGCCATACCCAGATCGGCAAGGTGCTCGCCGAGACCCGCCGCGAGGCCGTGGCCTCCGGCGTCCGCGCGCTGGTCTTCGTGGGGGATGCCATGGAGGAATCCGTGGACGACCTCTGTGCCCGGGCTGGCGAGTTGGGCCTGCTCAAGGTGCCGGTGTTCATGTTCCAGGAGGGCCACGACGGCGCCGCCGAACAGGTGTTCCGCGAGGTGGCGCGGCTCACCGGCGGCGCCTGGTGCAGGTTCGATCCCGGCGCCGCGGCGCAATTGCGCGAACTGCTGCGCGCCGCCGCAGCCTATGCCGCAGGCGGCCGCGAGGCACTGCTGCGGCTGGCGAAAAGCGGCGGCGGCGCTGCGCAGCTGCTCGGGCAAATGAAATAG
- a CDS encoding phasin family protein has translation MIKVEEIQQYGKEQFESAVASATTLQNGAQAIAASVGDYTKKSLEDGNAFVAKLSGVKSLEKAMEIQTEYAKSAYEAFVAESHKISELYADLAKQAYKPFEGFVSKMTPGR, from the coding sequence ATGATCAAAGTCGAAGAGATTCAGCAGTACGGCAAAGAGCAGTTCGAAAGCGCGGTCGCTTCGGCCACCACGCTGCAGAACGGTGCCCAGGCCATCGCCGCTTCGGTCGGCGATTACACCAAGAAGTCTCTCGAGGACGGCAACGCGTTTGTCGCCAAGTTGTCCGGCGTGAAGTCGCTGGAGAAGGCCATGGAAATCCAGACCGAATACGCCAAGTCCGCCTATGAGGCATTCGTCGCAGAATCTCACAAGATCAGCGAGCTCTACGCAGATCTCGCCAAGCAGGCTTACAAGCCGTTCGAAGGTTTCGTCAGCAAGATGACGCCGGGTCGCTGA
- a CDS encoding DUF599 domain-containing protein: MIEYSWIDVFAVGFFILEWATYAITLERSSYGRDSLSARMNVYREVWIRRMLEREARIVDTHIMTSLQNGTAWFASTTLIAIGGSLALLRATNEVMPMLQSLPIGFSAAPAMWEIKCIGLILIFVYAFFKFAWSYRLFNYVAILIGAMPLAENRDTPEAEAHVVRTTKLFGAAARHFNRGQRAFFFALGYLGWFVSPWVFLVSTAAVVVVTWRRQFASNAWEAMGK; encoded by the coding sequence ATGATCGAATATTCGTGGATCGACGTATTTGCCGTCGGCTTTTTCATTTTGGAATGGGCCACCTACGCGATCACCCTGGAACGCAGCTCCTACGGTCGCGACAGCCTGTCGGCGCGGATGAACGTCTACCGCGAGGTGTGGATTCGCCGCATGCTGGAGCGCGAGGCCCGCATCGTCGACACCCACATCATGACCTCGCTGCAGAACGGCACCGCATGGTTCGCCTCGACCACGCTGATCGCCATCGGCGGCTCGCTGGCACTGCTGCGCGCCACCAACGAGGTGATGCCGATGCTGCAGAGCCTGCCGATCGGCTTCAGCGCCGCACCGGCAATGTGGGAGATCAAGTGCATCGGGCTGATCCTGATCTTCGTCTACGCCTTCTTCAAGTTCGCCTGGTCGTACCGGCTGTTCAACTATGTCGCCATCCTGATCGGCGCGATGCCGCTGGCCGAGAACCGCGACACGCCGGAAGCCGAGGCTCATGTGGTCCGTACCACCAAGCTGTTCGGCGCCGCGGCGCGCCACTTCAACCGCGGCCAGCGCGCATTCTTCTTTGCGCTCGGCTATCTCGGCTGGTTCGTCAGCCCGTGGGTGTTCCTGGTTTCGACCGCGGCGGTGGTGGTCGTTACCTGGCGGCGGCAGTTCGCCTCCAATGCCTGGGAGGCGATGGGGAAATAA
- a CDS encoding alpha/beta fold hydrolase: MKRGILILLSVCVVAAVAYLTASKWAIRHETLTFYDDARGRTVEVDVAVRRDKEMQANAGMITLPVAVLNHGNTVKFTEYSFLANVFAARGYMAVSIQHDLAGDAPLVTKVGELYVGRLPVYERGVANIEFAIKKLKEIQPNSDYDHLTMVGHSNGGDISMYFAKIHPEQIRKVVTLDNLRVPFMTDGKFKILSFRSHDNVFKPDPGVVPDEDICEKAGITVVNTGAQHTDLSDRGPEALKARIQGQLDKFLDDDSKLAPVRTKVKIPEIPPGPVAQFTPVVN; the protein is encoded by the coding sequence ATGAAGCGCGGAATTCTGATCCTGCTTTCAGTTTGCGTAGTGGCTGCTGTCGCGTACCTCACCGCGAGCAAGTGGGCTATCCGTCATGAAACGCTGACGTTCTACGACGATGCCCGCGGTCGAACCGTGGAAGTTGACGTCGCCGTGCGTCGCGACAAGGAAATGCAAGCCAATGCCGGGATGATCACGCTGCCGGTGGCCGTGCTCAATCATGGCAATACCGTCAAGTTCACCGAATATTCTTTCCTCGCTAACGTGTTCGCGGCGCGCGGCTATATGGCCGTGAGCATCCAGCACGATCTTGCCGGCGATGCGCCGCTGGTCACCAAGGTCGGCGAACTCTATGTCGGTCGACTCCCGGTCTATGAGCGCGGCGTTGCCAACATTGAATTCGCAATCAAGAAGCTGAAAGAGATCCAGCCGAACTCGGACTACGATCATCTGACCATGGTCGGCCATTCCAATGGCGGCGACATCTCGATGTACTTCGCCAAGATCCATCCTGAGCAGATCAGGAAAGTCGTGACGCTGGATAACCTGCGCGTGCCGTTCATGACCGACGGCAAGTTCAAAATTCTGTCTTTCCGCTCCCACGACAACGTGTTCAAGCCGGATCCGGGCGTGGTGCCGGACGAGGACATTTGCGAGAAGGCCGGGATCACCGTGGTCAACACCGGTGCCCAGCATACCGACCTGAGCGACCGGGGCCCGGAGGCTCTGAAGGCCCGTATTCAGGGGCAGCTCGACAAATTCCTTGACGACGACAGCAAGCTGGCGCCGGTCAGGACCAAGGTGAAGATCCCCGAGATTCCGCCCGGCCCGGTCGCCCAGTTCACGCCGGTGGTCAATTGA
- a CDS encoding glutathione S-transferase family protein, translated as MTLKLVIGNKNYSSWSMRPWLALRAAGIAFDEVMIPLYTGSADKQRILDVTRSGKVPALVDGDVTVWDSLAIIEYAAERFREARLWPQDVAGRAHARSVSAEMHSGFMALRNECGMNLHRPIAAKALSDDARANIARIQQSWTECRTRYGKSGPYLFGAFSGADAMYAPVVHRFRTYAVEATTPEVRGYMDTMMALPAFQQWTREGLAETIVIDRFEID; from the coding sequence ATGACGTTGAAGCTGGTGATCGGTAACAAGAACTATTCCTCCTGGTCGATGCGACCGTGGCTGGCGCTGCGCGCCGCCGGCATCGCCTTCGATGAGGTGATGATTCCGCTCTATACCGGCTCCGCAGACAAGCAGCGCATTCTCGACGTCACCCGCTCGGGCAAGGTGCCGGCGCTGGTCGATGGCGACGTCACGGTGTGGGACTCGCTGGCGATCATCGAATATGCGGCAGAGCGCTTTCGCGAAGCCCGACTTTGGCCGCAGGATGTCGCCGGCCGCGCCCATGCGCGCTCGGTGTCGGCGGAGATGCATTCGGGCTTCATGGCGCTGCGCAACGAATGCGGCATGAACCTGCACCGGCCGATCGCCGCCAAGGCGCTGTCCGATGATGCTCGGGCCAACATCGCGCGGATCCAGCAGAGCTGGACCGAATGCCGGACGCGCTATGGCAAATCGGGGCCGTATCTGTTCGGCGCCTTCAGCGGCGCCGACGCCATGTACGCGCCGGTGGTGCACCGTTTCCGGACCTACGCCGTCGAAGCGACCACGCCGGAAGTGCGCGGCTACATGGATACGATGATGGCCCTGCCGGCGTTCCAGCAGTGGACCAGGGAGGGTCTTGCCGAGACCATCGTGATCGACAGGTTCGAGATCGACTGA
- the clpS gene encoding ATP-dependent Clp protease adapter ClpS, producing the protein MADDEGRSNAPGGPTTSVITKVKPKTKKPNLYRVLILNDDYTPMEFVVHVLEKFFQKDVEAATQIMLHVHHHGIGECGIFTYEIAETKVTQVMDFARKHQHPLQCVMEKK; encoded by the coding sequence ATGGCCGACGACGAGGGTCGTTCGAACGCGCCGGGCGGGCCGACCACGTCGGTCATCACCAAGGTCAAGCCGAAGACCAAGAAGCCGAATCTCTACCGCGTCCTGATCTTGAACGACGATTACACGCCGATGGAGTTCGTTGTTCACGTGCTGGAGAAGTTTTTCCAGAAGGACGTCGAGGCTGCGACCCAGATCATGCTGCACGTTCACCACCACGGGATCGGCGAGTGCGGCATTTTCACCTACGAGATCGCCGAGACCAAGGTGACCCAGGTGATGGATTTCGCGCGCAAGCACCAGCATCCTTTGCAATGCGTGATGGAAAAGAAGTAG
- a CDS encoding PilZ domain-containing protein has product MDERRKGQRDKVIFGGIASSPDGVTKDCVVRNISEYGARVEFRNGIRPPLDRMALTIARKGKSFVAKIIWLRDNIVGVAFTDPPVDAAPHSDLEERLRKSEKKKRQLQRRIKELLGEG; this is encoded by the coding sequence ATGGATGAACGTCGCAAGGGCCAGCGGGACAAGGTGATCTTTGGCGGCATCGCCTCCAGCCCGGATGGCGTGACCAAGGACTGCGTGGTGCGCAATATTTCGGAGTACGGCGCCCGCGTCGAGTTCAGGAATGGCATCCGGCCGCCGCTGGACAGGATGGCGCTGACCATCGCGCGAAAAGGCAAATCCTTCGTCGCCAAGATCATCTGGCTGCGCGACAACATCGTGGGCGTCGCCTTTACCGACCCGCCGGTCGACGCTGCGCCGCACTCCGATCTCGAAGAGCGGTTGCGCAAGTCCGAGAAGAAGAAGCGCCAGCTGCAGCGGCGCATCAAGGAATTGCTCGGCGAAGGCTGA
- a CDS encoding helix-turn-helix domain-containing protein, whose protein sequence is MRLRLKADGRIVELRDGSELPLAPDMPAASTAPVAARSIDPVVRDLRQRAQLTQLEFATRLGVPVETIRNWEQGKRMPRGPARALLAVIAHAPDTVFAALAPGVAS, encoded by the coding sequence ATGCGCTTGCGGCTCAAGGCGGACGGACGGATCGTTGAACTGCGCGACGGAAGCGAGTTACCGCTCGCGCCGGACATGCCTGCCGCATCGACAGCGCCTGTTGCAGCACGGTCGATCGACCCCGTGGTGCGCGACCTGCGACAGCGCGCGCAACTGACCCAGCTCGAATTCGCCACCCGGCTTGGCGTGCCCGTCGAGACCATACGCAACTGGGAGCAGGGCAAGCGCATGCCGCGCGGGCCGGCCCGCGCGCTGCTGGCAGTGATCGCGCACGCGCCGGACACCGTGTTTGCGGCGCTGGCGCCCGGCGTCGCGAGCTGA
- a CDS encoding YdcF family protein codes for MFFTLSKVVGFITLPSNAIACVCAIGALLLLMKRQRIGTLTVTFGVLLLLLFGYSPLANVLMLPLSERFPAWQSDGRDPDGIIVLGGAIDSERSVARHALELDAAGSRIFAMLELARRYPKARIVFTGGSANLIQAAMSEAPIAGQLLESFGVAADRIVLETASRTTDENAVFTRRLVDPKPGERWLLVTSAFHMPRAIGTFRAAGFDVEAYPVDWRTSGWSDAAIPFDMLGAGLMRADVAVHEWIGLVAYRLAGRSDALFPGPEP; via the coding sequence ATGTTTTTCACGCTCTCCAAGGTTGTGGGTTTTATCACCCTGCCTTCCAACGCCATTGCCTGCGTTTGCGCAATCGGCGCCTTGCTGCTGCTGATGAAGCGGCAACGTATCGGGACGCTGACGGTGACCTTCGGCGTGCTGTTGCTGCTGCTGTTCGGCTACTCGCCGCTCGCCAACGTGCTGATGCTGCCGCTGAGCGAGCGTTTTCCGGCCTGGCAATCGGACGGACGTGATCCGGACGGTATCATCGTCCTTGGCGGCGCCATCGATTCAGAACGATCGGTGGCGCGTCATGCCCTGGAACTGGATGCAGCAGGCTCCCGCATCTTCGCGATGCTCGAACTGGCGCGGCGCTATCCCAAAGCACGCATCGTGTTCACTGGCGGCAGCGCCAACCTGATCCAGGCGGCAATGTCGGAAGCGCCCATTGCCGGCCAGTTGCTGGAGAGCTTTGGCGTCGCCGCAGACCGCATCGTGCTGGAAACCGCGTCGCGGACCACCGACGAGAACGCCGTTTTCACGCGCCGGCTGGTGGACCCGAAGCCCGGCGAGCGCTGGCTGCTGGTAACGTCGGCATTCCATATGCCGCGTGCGATCGGGACGTTCCGGGCTGCCGGCTTCGATGTCGAGGCCTATCCCGTCGACTGGCGCACCAGCGGTTGGTCGGACGCGGCGATTCCGTTCGACATGCTGGGCGCGGGCCTGATGCGCGCCGACGTGGCCGTGCACGAATGGATCGGGCTGGTGGCCTACAGGCTGGCCGGTCGGAGTGATGCGCTGTTTCCGGGGCCGGAGCCGTGA
- the mgtE gene encoding magnesium transporter, translating to MADGTELAVLEKVPHHLPMRDDHGELRSEFVAAVSRAIEAADSAFLREIVGELHEADLGDLIEALDADERVSLVELTGADFDFSALNEVDDAVREEILEELEPETVAEGMRELESDDAVELLEGMDEEDQDEILDKLPQSERIAIERSLDYPENSAGRRMQTEFIAVPPDWNVGQAIDYMRDTADLPDRFYEIYAVDGDSRWQGAVSLDALLRSRRPVPLADLIDEDRRRVSVNDDQEEVARMFGKYNLVAAPVLDSDNRLVGVITIDDVVDVIEEEADEDLKALGGVTSDEELSDSFWTIAKGRFSWLIVNLATAFLASSVLGLFEGQLEQMVALAVLAPIVASQGGNAATQTMTVAVRALATRELNPNNATRLVIREGLVGLINGIAFAVITGIAAVAWFRIPALGVVIGLAMLVNLVAGALGGILIPMVLEKVKADPAVASGTFVTTVTDVVGFFAFLGIATLWFGLK from the coding sequence ATGGCTGATGGGACCGAGCTCGCCGTGCTGGAAAAGGTGCCCCACCACCTGCCGATGCGCGACGATCATGGCGAATTGCGGTCCGAATTCGTCGCGGCGGTGTCGCGTGCGATCGAGGCGGCCGACAGCGCGTTCCTGCGCGAGATCGTCGGCGAACTGCATGAGGCCGACCTTGGCGACCTGATCGAGGCGCTCGACGCCGACGAGCGCGTCAGCCTGGTGGAGCTCACCGGCGCCGACTTCGACTTTTCCGCGCTCAACGAAGTCGACGATGCCGTGCGCGAAGAGATCCTCGAGGAACTCGAGCCGGAGACCGTCGCCGAGGGCATGCGCGAGCTGGAATCCGACGATGCCGTCGAGCTGCTCGAAGGCATGGACGAGGAGGACCAGGACGAGATCCTCGACAAGCTGCCGCAATCCGAGCGCATCGCCATCGAGCGCAGCCTGGACTATCCGGAAAATTCCGCCGGACGGCGGATGCAGACCGAATTCATCGCGGTGCCGCCGGACTGGAATGTCGGGCAGGCCATCGACTACATGCGCGACACCGCGGACCTGCCGGACCGGTTCTATGAAATCTACGCGGTGGACGGCGACAGCCGCTGGCAGGGCGCGGTGTCGCTGGACGCACTGCTGCGCTCGCGCCGGCCGGTGCCGCTGGCGGACCTGATCGACGAGGATCGCCGCCGCGTCTCGGTCAACGACGACCAGGAGGAAGTGGCGCGGATGTTCGGCAAGTACAACCTTGTCGCCGCGCCGGTGCTGGATTCCGACAACCGGCTGGTCGGTGTCATCACCATCGACGACGTGGTCGACGTCATCGAGGAGGAGGCCGACGAAGACCTCAAGGCGCTGGGCGGCGTCACGTCGGACGAAGAACTGTCTGACAGTTTCTGGACCATCGCCAAGGGGCGGTTCAGCTGGCTGATCGTCAACCTCGCAACCGCGTTTCTGGCCTCGTCGGTGCTCGGCCTGTTCGAGGGCCAGCTGGAGCAGATGGTGGCGCTGGCCGTGCTGGCGCCGATCGTCGCCAGCCAGGGCGGCAATGCCGCGACCCAGACCATGACCGTGGCGGTGCGGGCGCTGGCGACCCGCGAGCTCAACCCCAACAACGCCACGCGCCTGGTCATCCGCGAAGGCCTGGTCGGCCTGATCAACGGCATCGCCTTTGCCGTCATCACCGGCATTGCCGCGGTGGCCTGGTTCAGGATTCCGGCGCTCGGCGTGGTCATCGGCCTCGCCATGCTGGTCAATCTGGTCGCCGGCGCGTTGGGCGGCATCCTGATTCCGATGGTGCTGGAAAAGGTCAAGGCCGATCCGGCGGTGGCGTCGGGCACCTTCGTCACCACGGTCACCGACGTGGTCGGCTTCTTCGCCTTCCTCGGCATCGCCACATTGTGGTTCGGGCTGAAGTAG